The proteins below are encoded in one region of Anguilla anguilla isolate fAngAng1 chromosome 3, fAngAng1.pri, whole genome shotgun sequence:
- the her8a gene encoding hairy-related 8a isoform X3, which yields MTASSMGSLSERNFNAKEERKLRKPLIEKRRRERINCSLEQLKGIMVDAYNLDQSKLEKADVLEITVQHMEGLQRGQGPAGPGCSLGLESHQRYSRGYIQCMHEVHNLLLNCPSMDKTLGARLLNHLLKSLPHISAKTVSTSNTSNNDIIGSMGNCSPLPASATHCPLSLPLAAFQPNPLNPQTSPSPPPPPSPSPASPQLSPRSHEATEGSGGGREVMPPSTPNSHSPILHSGLLLPVLPLLIPGGDPSMWRPW from the exons ATGACAGCATCCAGTATGGGTAGTCTTTCAGAAAGGAATTTCAACGcgaaggaagagaggaag CTGCGGAAGCCCTTGATTGAAAAGAGGCGCCGGGAGCGAATCAACTGCAGCCTGGAGCAGCTGAAGGGTATCATGGTGGATGCCTATAATCTTGAT CAATCAAAGCTGGAGAAGGCAGATGTCCTGGAGATCACAGTACAGCACATGGAAGGTCTGCAAAGGGGTCAAGGGCCAG CAGGTCCAGGGTGCAGCTTGGGGCTGGAATCTCACCAGCGTTACAGCCGTGGTTATATCCAGTGCATGCATGAGGTGCACAATCTTTTGCTTAACTGCCCTAGCATGGACAAGACCTTGGGTGCACGCCTGCTCAACCACCTGCTCAAGTCTCTCCCTCACATCAGTGCAAAGACCGTCAGCACTTCTAACACCAGCAACAATGACATTATTGGTAGCATGGGCAACTGCAGCCCCCTCCCAGCCTCTGCAACTCATTGCCCACTGTCACTCCCCTTAGCAGCTTTCCAGCCCAACCCCCTGAACCCCCAAACTTCTCcttcaccacccccacccccgtccccatCTCCAGCTAGCCCCCAGCTCTCCCCCAGGTCCCACGAGGCAACAGAGGGTAGTGGTGGTGGCAGGGAAGTTATGCCACCCTCCACCCCTAACTCTCACTCCCCCATCCTCCACTCAGGCCTACTTCTTCCTGTCTTACCCCTATTAATCCCAGGAGGAGATCCCTCCATGTGGAGGCCATGGTAA
- the her8a gene encoding hairy-related 8a isoform X4: MTASSMGSLSERNFNAKEERKLRKPLIEKRRRERINCSLEQLKGIMVDAYNLDQSKLEKADVLEITVQHMEGLQRGQGPGPGCSLGLESHQRYSRGYIQCMHEVHNLLLNCPSMDKTLGARLLNHLLKSLPHISAKTVSTSNTSNNDIIGSMGNCSPLPASATHCPLSLPLAAFQPNPLNPQTSPSPPPPPSPSPASPQLSPRSHEATEGSGGGREVMPPSTPNSHSPILHSGLLLPVLPLLIPGGDPSMWRPW; the protein is encoded by the exons ATGACAGCATCCAGTATGGGTAGTCTTTCAGAAAGGAATTTCAACGcgaaggaagagaggaag CTGCGGAAGCCCTTGATTGAAAAGAGGCGCCGGGAGCGAATCAACTGCAGCCTGGAGCAGCTGAAGGGTATCATGGTGGATGCCTATAATCTTGAT CAATCAAAGCTGGAGAAGGCAGATGTCCTGGAGATCACAGTACAGCACATGGAAGGTCTGCAAAGGGGTCAAGGGCCAG GTCCAGGGTGCAGCTTGGGGCTGGAATCTCACCAGCGTTACAGCCGTGGTTATATCCAGTGCATGCATGAGGTGCACAATCTTTTGCTTAACTGCCCTAGCATGGACAAGACCTTGGGTGCACGCCTGCTCAACCACCTGCTCAAGTCTCTCCCTCACATCAGTGCAAAGACCGTCAGCACTTCTAACACCAGCAACAATGACATTATTGGTAGCATGGGCAACTGCAGCCCCCTCCCAGCCTCTGCAACTCATTGCCCACTGTCACTCCCCTTAGCAGCTTTCCAGCCCAACCCCCTGAACCCCCAAACTTCTCcttcaccacccccacccccgtccccatCTCCAGCTAGCCCCCAGCTCTCCCCCAGGTCCCACGAGGCAACAGAGGGTAGTGGTGGTGGCAGGGAAGTTATGCCACCCTCCACCCCTAACTCTCACTCCCCCATCCTCCACTCAGGCCTACTTCTTCCTGTCTTACCCCTATTAATCCCAGGAGGAGATCCCTCCATGTGGAGGCCATGGTAA
- the her8a gene encoding hairy-related 8a isoform X5 codes for MVDAYNLDQSKLEKADVLEITVQHMEGLQRGQGPGIQVSNSCPGCSLGLESHQRYSRGYIQCMHEVHNLLLNCPSMDKTLGARLLNHLLKSLPHISAKTVSTSNTSNNDIIGSMGNCSPLPASATHCPLSLPLAAFQPNPLNPQTSPSPPPPPSPSPASPQLSPRSHEATEGSGGGREVMPPSTPNSHSPILHSGLLLPVLPLLIPGGDPSMWRPW; via the exons ATGGTGGATGCCTATAATCTTGAT CAATCAAAGCTGGAGAAGGCAGATGTCCTGGAGATCACAGTACAGCACATGGAAGGTCTGCAAAGGGGTCAAGGGCCAGGTATCCAGGTTTCAAACAGCT GTCCAGGGTGCAGCTTGGGGCTGGAATCTCACCAGCGTTACAGCCGTGGTTATATCCAGTGCATGCATGAGGTGCACAATCTTTTGCTTAACTGCCCTAGCATGGACAAGACCTTGGGTGCACGCCTGCTCAACCACCTGCTCAAGTCTCTCCCTCACATCAGTGCAAAGACCGTCAGCACTTCTAACACCAGCAACAATGACATTATTGGTAGCATGGGCAACTGCAGCCCCCTCCCAGCCTCTGCAACTCATTGCCCACTGTCACTCCCCTTAGCAGCTTTCCAGCCCAACCCCCTGAACCCCCAAACTTCTCcttcaccacccccacccccgtccccatCTCCAGCTAGCCCCCAGCTCTCCCCCAGGTCCCACGAGGCAACAGAGGGTAGTGGTGGTGGCAGGGAAGTTATGCCACCCTCCACCCCTAACTCTCACTCCCCCATCCTCCACTCAGGCCTACTTCTTCCTGTCTTACCCCTATTAATCCCAGGAGGAGATCCCTCCATGTGGAGGCCATGGTAA
- the her8a gene encoding hairy-related 8a isoform X2, translating into MTASSMGSLSERNFNAKEERKLRKPLIEKRRRERINCSLEQLKGIMVDAYNLDQSKLEKADVLEITVQHMEGLQRGQGPGIQVSNSCPGCSLGLESHQRYSRGYIQCMHEVHNLLLNCPSMDKTLGARLLNHLLKSLPHISAKTVSTSNTSNNDIIGSMGNCSPLPASATHCPLSLPLAAFQPNPLNPQTSPSPPPPPSPSPASPQLSPRSHEATEGSGGGREVMPPSTPNSHSPILHSGLLLPVLPLLIPGGDPSMWRPW; encoded by the exons ATGACAGCATCCAGTATGGGTAGTCTTTCAGAAAGGAATTTCAACGcgaaggaagagaggaag CTGCGGAAGCCCTTGATTGAAAAGAGGCGCCGGGAGCGAATCAACTGCAGCCTGGAGCAGCTGAAGGGTATCATGGTGGATGCCTATAATCTTGAT CAATCAAAGCTGGAGAAGGCAGATGTCCTGGAGATCACAGTACAGCACATGGAAGGTCTGCAAAGGGGTCAAGGGCCAGGTATCCAGGTTTCAAACAGCT GTCCAGGGTGCAGCTTGGGGCTGGAATCTCACCAGCGTTACAGCCGTGGTTATATCCAGTGCATGCATGAGGTGCACAATCTTTTGCTTAACTGCCCTAGCATGGACAAGACCTTGGGTGCACGCCTGCTCAACCACCTGCTCAAGTCTCTCCCTCACATCAGTGCAAAGACCGTCAGCACTTCTAACACCAGCAACAATGACATTATTGGTAGCATGGGCAACTGCAGCCCCCTCCCAGCCTCTGCAACTCATTGCCCACTGTCACTCCCCTTAGCAGCTTTCCAGCCCAACCCCCTGAACCCCCAAACTTCTCcttcaccacccccacccccgtccccatCTCCAGCTAGCCCCCAGCTCTCCCCCAGGTCCCACGAGGCAACAGAGGGTAGTGGTGGTGGCAGGGAAGTTATGCCACCCTCCACCCCTAACTCTCACTCCCCCATCCTCCACTCAGGCCTACTTCTTCCTGTCTTACCCCTATTAATCCCAGGAGGAGATCCCTCCATGTGGAGGCCATGGTAA
- the her8a gene encoding hairy-related 8a isoform X1: MGSNKSQNVTDHKDLVFVGTYSLVFVAGLTLNVIALVVFCQTKLRSHTMVYMTNLAVADLLLISTLPVRIYYYLGFSGLSQNLCEGLGVVLLVNMYGSIFLLTCMSFDRCMAVCYPMSSRVKEGRKKASLVCLGVWMLTVGASLPIYLKKKPGNNQTLCFMSDPVYATQPVAVFTTLTIGFGIPLTTMMTCSWFLVRAINRSTVAQTDVIDSRKIRRMITVNLVIFLVCFLPYHLILGLLYINYVPSLCTALHYSLVLACVNAMLDPLAYYFTTETFRKNMDIGTVRKMWPLHSNSSDDNNQSHNPLNT, from the coding sequence ATGGGTTCAAACAAATCCCAGAATGTCACTGACCATAAGGACCTGGTTTTTGTAGGGACTTATTCATTGGTCTTTGTGGCTGGCCTGACCCTCAATGTTATTGCCCTGGTGGTCTTCTGCCAAACCAAGTTACGTTCTCATACCATGGTCTACATGACAAATCTGGCTGTGGCTGACCTGTTACTCATCTCCACTCTTCCTGTGAGGATCTACTATTACTTGGGGTTCTCAGGGCTATCTCAGAACCTCTGTGAGGGCCTTGGCGTGGTTCTACTGGTCAACATGTACGGGAGCATCTTTCTTCTGACGTGTATGAGCTTTGATCGCTGCATGGCTGTCTGCTATCCCATGTCATCCCGTGTCAAGGAGGGGCGCAAAAAGGCATCGTTGGTGTGCCTGGGTGTCTGGATGCTGACCGTGGGAGCCAGTTTGCCTATCTAcctaaaaaaaaagccaggcAACAATCAAACGTTGTGTTTCATGAGCGACCCAGTCTATGCCACCCAGCCTGTGGCTGTGTTCACCACACTCACTATAGGCTTTGGGATTCCACTCACCACCATGATGACATGCTCCTGGTTCCTGGTCAGGGCCATTAACCGCAGCACAGTGGCACAAACGGATGTGATTGACAGCCGGAAGATCCGGAGGATGATCACTGTCAATCTGGTGATCTTCCTGGTATGCTTCCTTCCCTACCATCTCATTTTGGGGCTGTTGTACATAAACTATGTACCCTCGCTGTGCACAGCCCTCCATTACAGCCTGGTTTTAGCCTGCGTCAATGCCATGCTAGATCCTTTGGCATACTACTTCACCACTGAGACTTTTAGGAAAAATATGGACATAGGCACAGTCAGAAAGATGTGGCCACTGCACAGCAACAGCTCGGAtgataacaatcaatctcacaACCCCCttaacacatga